Proteins from a genomic interval of Benincasa hispida cultivar B227 chromosome 7, ASM972705v1, whole genome shotgun sequence:
- the LOC120080935 gene encoding 60S ribosomal protein L17-2: MVKYSREPDNPTKSCKARGSDLRVHFKNTRETAHALRKLPLAKAKRYLEDVLAHKQAIPFRRFCGGVGRTAQAKNRHSNGQGRWPVKSAKFILDLLKNAESNAEVKGLDVDSLIVSHIQVNQAQKQRRRTYRAHGRINPYMSSPCHIELILSEKEEPVKKEPEIQLATSKAKKSQALRSGASS; this comes from the exons ATG GTTAAGTACTCAAGGGAGCCAGATAACCCCACCAAGT CATGCAAAGCGCGAGGCTCCGACCTCAGAGTCCATTTCAAG AATACACGTGAGACTGCTCATGCCCTCAGAAAGTTGCCCTTGGCCAAGGCAAAAAGATACTTGGAGGATGTTCTCGCCCACAAGCAGGCTATTCCATTCCGACGTTTCTGTGGAGGTGTTGGTCGAACTGCTCAGGCAAAAAATAGGCATTCAAATGGACAAGGACGCTGGCCTGTTAAATCCGCAAAATTTATTCTAGATCTTCTTAAGAATGCCGAGAGTAACGCCGAA GTGAAAGGACTGGACGTCGATTCTCTCATCGTATCCCACATTCAGGTGAACCAAGCCCAAAAGCAAAGGCGTCGTACATACCGTGCTCACGGAAGAATTAACC CCTATATGTCATCTCCATGCCACATCGAGCTTATTTTGTCAGAAAAGGAAGAACCTGTCAAGAAAGAG CCTGAGATCCAGTTGGCAACGAGTAAAGCCAAGAAATCTCAAGCTCTCCGCAGTGGTGCTTCATCTTGA